The Pyrus communis chromosome 12, drPyrComm1.1, whole genome shotgun sequence genomic sequence TATTCCACCATCCATAAATGTTTTCTCCATTAGATTAAACAACACAAGGTATCAAGACACTATTATCATGAAAACCACTTGAGATTACAAGCAGGAATCATAACAATTCACCAAAATTGGAACGTGAAACGCATTAGCTGTGTAATACCACAGCTATAATCTGCAATTTCACCATGATGTACTTTTTTTATAGCACGAGTGGGATGCTCACGATGCGGACAACAGACTTTTGTAACATGGCCTGAGTCTTAAGTAGTCTCCAATAATCACAAGCCAAACAAATCCTTTTCTTGGACCAAAATACTACTGTTCCTATCATCAAGCTTTTCATTTATTGCCTTCAAGTTTTCCAGTTATATAGTTCATTGTGTATACTATTCTCAACTAAATGACTGTTAAGATCTCTCAGAAATAAAGAACTTGAAATTAAAACTTcagaaatgaaagaaagaaactgaTCGACTTGGTTAtattaagaaatttaaaatgGCAAAATTTCAACTCAAACGCTTATAGTCATAGCGTCTGGCTTCTCTTCTTTAGTTATAATTTCTTCCCATAAGGTTACAATTCATCTCAATATGCATTTGAAATAAACAGAATTTGACATAGATATTAGATAATGTTCAATACAATTAAGATAAATAATGATGAAAATATCCTGCTTGCTAAATGCATATAGAAAAGTTGAATCGATAGAAAATATACCGTACAACAAGAAGCAACTGAAAACatagaattaaaataaaaatgacaGTTGACAGGCACAGTGAGGTTACGAAAAATTACCATACAAGCGGCTGGATAAGTTTCTGGAATAGTCCCCTCATCAAGGATATCAACGAACCTGTCCAAGTCATCATACAGGCTTACTGATAGTGTATGTGTATGGAAGTTGTAACCATCTCTCTTCTCCCTAGCAAGTTCCGCTTCCTACAAAGGGAACATGAAAAGATGAGATGCCAAAGAAATGCATATCGATGAGCGGATGACAAATACACAACAATTAATGCACGCCTTGTATATCAGCAAACCACCTATATAAATTACCGTCCACGCTTTACTCTCTAAAATATCTAACACTTGGATGATAGCATTCTAAACCTATACAGTTGAGAAACGCCTAGATCAAATTAATATGCTACAAATCGAATAAAAAGGACATAGCCGGCAAGTGATCCCCTGGAATACATACAAATCCTTAACCAAAACAGAAAAGAGAGGCGTCAATACAACGGCGCCTTCAACtccaaagaaaattgaagaccaaaaggAAGCCCAAAAAGGAACTCTATTCCCCATTCCAACATTTCCCGGAAACTCTTTCGTTTCACTCCATCCACACTCTGAGGTAAAAAGCGACAACATTGAACCGAAAAATGAAATCTTTTCCCATGGTTTACATGGTGGAATGCGGAGTTTCGATGAAGTGTATGATTCAATGCTCTAGCAGGGCTCTACCTCATTTCAAAATTATTGCATCCAATCCAATAGACATGATTTAATATTTCTGCTTCAAATCAAACGGTTGAACACATTTAGCACCACTCATActcatttgatttgatttcaacTACTGTAAACCTAATCAAATTCAAGTTCGACAGCATGAAACTAAAAGCATGAAATTCCCAATTCAACACAGAAAATAAATACTACCTGACGAGAATTAAACTCTATAAAACAACGACCCAAGATTTCGTGGGTTTGGGGATTCAGAGGCACGGAAATCCCATCGTGTTTAATCACACCAACTTCACTAAACGCTTGTCGGATTTCGCTTTCGAGCTTCTCGGCCATCCTGGCATCAACAATTGGAAGGTTATCGACGACAATCACGTTTCCGAACCCGATGTCGAACAGCAAGCCGTCGTCGTTGTAGAAGACTTGTTGGTCATCAGACTCATACAAGTTTTGGTAAAGAGGCGGCGGAGGAGGCGGAGTGTTTAAGTGGAGGGCGGAGAGTTGGAGGCGCAGCTGCTCTTGCTCTCCCATGGTGGCGGTGTCGATTGTCATGCTTTTCGCTTTTCACTTTCTACGAATAGAGCGTTTTCTGCCTCGCaaaataactgaaaataaaGGGTTTAAGACAAATagaagaatttttttaataatctcaCGAACTcgaataataattttaatattttatgtttCTTTACAGATATATTTATAAGATTACAAATGAGTAACATTAGgaaataaatcatttatttacaagacaaagaaacccaaccaaatcaaatcatatcaaaatcttaattaaattatat encodes the following:
- the LOC137709906 gene encoding eukaryotic translation initiation factor 3 subunit B-like; the protein is MTIDTATMGEQEQLRLQLSALHLNTPPPPPPLYQNLYESDDQQVFYNDDGLLFDIGFGNVIVVDNLPIVDARMAEKLESEIRQAFSEVGVIKHDGISVPLNPQTHEILGRCFIEFNSRQEAELAREKRDGYNFHTHTLSVSLYDDLDRFVDILDEGTIPETYPAACMSSRYLGPSPLLSPLKEEEVPEEADRVNHGREAREQKEQDFGEVMASIGMMSIRGESME